One window of the Fundidesulfovibrio soli genome contains the following:
- the cobM gene encoding precorrin-4 C(11)-methyltransferase: protein MSARVHFVGAGPGDPELLTLKAARLIAQADTLIYPGSLTPKAVVDMARPGARILDSAGMTLEETHAAIMETVRAGGRAVRLQAGDPALYGTVAEQARLLEAEGVDYEVVPGVTAASAASAAFRIPATAPEITQTLILTRITGRTPVPEAEALRELARHGSALAVYLASAEPEAVREELLAGGHAPDTTVAVAHRVGWPEQELHLSTVRDFPELVRERGLTRQTLFLVLPGAGAGTRSKLYDPAFTHGCRTSGA from the coding sequence GTGAGCGCGCGCGTGCACTTCGTGGGCGCGGGCCCGGGCGACCCGGAGCTGCTCACCCTCAAGGCCGCCCGGCTTATCGCCCAGGCCGACACGCTCATCTATCCCGGCTCGCTCACGCCCAAGGCCGTGGTGGACATGGCCAGGCCGGGCGCGCGCATCCTGGACAGCGCAGGCATGACCCTTGAGGAGACCCACGCCGCCATCATGGAGACCGTGCGCGCCGGCGGCCGGGCGGTGCGCCTCCAGGCCGGTGACCCGGCCCTCTACGGCACCGTGGCCGAGCAGGCCCGGCTGCTGGAAGCCGAGGGCGTGGACTACGAGGTGGTCCCGGGCGTCACGGCCGCCTCCGCCGCCTCCGCCGCGTTCAGAATTCCGGCCACGGCCCCCGAGATCACCCAGACGCTCATCCTTACGCGCATAACCGGGCGCACACCCGTGCCCGAGGCCGAGGCCCTGCGCGAGCTGGCCCGCCACGGCAGCGCCCTGGCCGTGTACCTGGCCTCGGCCGAGCCCGAGGCCGTGCGCGAGGAGCTGCTGGCCGGAGGCCACGCCCCCGATACCACGGTGGCCGTGGCCCACCGCGTGGGCTGGCCCGAGCAGGAGCTGCACCTCTCCACGGTGCGGGATTTCCCGGAGCTGGTGCGCGAGCGCGGCCTGACCCGCCAGACGCTCTTCCTGGTGCTGCCCGGGGCCGGGGCCGGGACGCGCTCCAAGCTCTACGACCCCGCCTTCACCCACGGCTGCCGCACCAGCGGGGCCTGA
- a CDS encoding chemotaxis protein yields MSNGQQLALTEVGTNEVEIMSFYIDRQAGDTVRREYYGINVAKVIKITRIPDQVMRPPTTAHPSVWGAFHFKDRDKVIPVVELARYLEQEQAPCDTQKLIITEFNQVMTAFLVTGITRIYRVSWKDVEQPDKHINEYSRDAFTGIVNLEGHIVFILDMEKIVIELNPQSGKDFFGIATGVTSDRCVSVLHVDDQALVRRMVKRALEQDNAFTVESADSGKAALDVLREKASQAAGQGVPVTDLVTVVVSDVEMPVMDGYTLCRSIKDDPALAKIPVYLFSSLITEETQHKGESVGASGQFPKPQTEFMAREILADLARKCASGR; encoded by the coding sequence ATGAGCAACGGCCAGCAACTGGCGCTCACGGAAGTAGGCACCAACGAAGTCGAGATCATGAGCTTCTACATCGACCGCCAGGCCGGAGACACGGTGCGGCGGGAGTATTACGGCATCAACGTGGCCAAGGTGATCAAGATCACGCGCATCCCGGACCAGGTCATGCGCCCGCCCACCACCGCGCACCCCTCCGTGTGGGGGGCCTTCCACTTCAAGGACCGCGACAAGGTCATCCCCGTGGTGGAGCTGGCCCGCTACCTGGAGCAGGAGCAGGCCCCCTGCGACACCCAGAAGCTGATCATCACCGAGTTCAACCAGGTCATGACGGCCTTCCTGGTCACCGGCATCACGCGCATCTACCGCGTGAGCTGGAAGGACGTGGAGCAGCCCGACAAGCATATCAACGAGTACTCCCGCGACGCCTTCACGGGCATCGTGAACCTGGAGGGCCACATCGTCTTCATCCTGGACATGGAGAAGATCGTCATCGAGCTCAACCCGCAGTCCGGCAAGGATTTCTTCGGCATCGCCACGGGCGTGACCTCGGACCGCTGCGTCAGCGTGCTGCACGTGGACGACCAGGCCCTGGTGCGCCGCATGGTCAAGCGCGCCCTGGAGCAGGACAATGCCTTCACCGTGGAGTCGGCCGACAGCGGCAAGGCCGCGCTGGACGTCCTGCGGGAAAAGGCCTCCCAGGCCGCCGGGCAGGGCGTCCCCGTGACCGACCTGGTCACGGTTGTGGTCTCTGACGTGGAAATGCCGGTGATGGACGGCTACACCCTGTGCCGCTCCATCAAGGACGACCCGGCCCTCGCGAAGATTCCGGTGTACCTGTTCTCCTCGCTCATCACCGAGGAGACGCAGCACAAGGGCGAATCCGTGGGGGCCAGCGGCCAGTTCCCCAAGCCCCAGACCGAGTTCATGGCCAGGGAGATCCTGGCGGACCTGGCCAGGAAGTGCGCCTCGGGCCGCTAG